In a genomic window of Mageeibacillus indolicus UPII9-5:
- a CDS encoding thymidine kinase has translation MSKLYFRYGAMNCGKSTSLLQVAHNYEEQGMKVILAKSVTDTKGQCAILSRLGVARKVDYLIYPDTDLMADCRAGKFTDAACILVDEVQFLAPAQIDQLYEIAVLHNIPVICFGLRTDFLNHGFPGSSRLLEIAHSIQELKNICKCGAKATCNLRYINNIPVFTGEQVSIDNQNSVVYEAVCSSCYLKYRQQYEADPAAHFSPNEHPSNADPAAHRIK, from the coding sequence ATGTCAAAACTATATTTTCGCTATGGAGCCATGAACTGCGGCAAATCTACCAGCTTGCTCCAAGTTGCCCACAACTACGAAGAACAGGGAATGAAAGTTATTTTAGCCAAATCCGTAACTGATACCAAAGGCCAATGCGCCATCCTTAGCCGCCTCGGCGTCGCGCGTAAGGTAGACTACCTCATTTATCCGGATACCGACCTGATGGCCGACTGTCGCGCCGGTAAATTCACCGACGCCGCCTGCATTTTGGTAGATGAAGTTCAGTTCCTCGCCCCCGCCCAAATTGACCAATTATACGAAATCGCCGTTCTCCATAATATTCCGGTCATCTGTTTCGGCCTGCGCACCGACTTCCTCAACCACGGTTTTCCCGGCAGCTCCCGTTTGCTCGAAATTGCCCACTCCATTCAAGAACTCAAAAACATTTGCAAATGCGGTGCCAAAGCCACCTGCAACCTCCGTTACATAAATAACATCCCCGTATTCACCGGCGAACAAGTTTCCATCGATAACCAAAACAGTGTCGTCTACGAAGCAGTCTGTTCAAGCTGCTATTTGAAATATCGCCAGCAATACGAAGCTGACCCAGCCGCTCATTTCTCTCCAAACGAGCACCCAAGCAATGCTGACCCAGCCGCTCACCGCATTAAATGA
- a CDS encoding alpha-amylase family glycosyl hydrolase yields MKMKKIVSFLLCLCLVLAGCVGCRWSKGGDLPHDSSNIKTRSGAVYEIYVASFNDSDGDQVGDLNGIKEKLEYLHTLGVEYIWLMPIHPSHSYHKYDIDDYMAIDPAYGTMDDFRGLIKAAEAYGIKIIMDMVINHTSSHHPWFQQALAEAMKGKMDGKAEFYNFSNKPIRKSTKVKDGLYYESAFVSEMPDLNLGNPQVKAELEKIAAFYLKMGVAGFRLDAALHYFGTDNKANIAFLKWYGDMCRKYRPDVYLTAEVWSDSATVESYYASGVDSFFNFALSEGKGLFARAINAGRGADLAKYLADYDASIHKLNPQALNAVYLSNHDQGRSAGFLPELAKNKLAEAMYIWLPGRPYLYYGEEVRLKGSGKDENKRTYMPWNASTKVKNPVGTDYDQAKQVTETVEAAVANPDSLLNYIEELLAVRNSYPWLERGVPTAVPADERLLVLEVNGRNGEGRAVIVHNLSADMVEFSPSGEHLRPAKLMNKADKFNHGCLQLAPYSSAFLVEVSGEGKK; encoded by the coding sequence ATGAAAATGAAAAAAATTGTCAGTTTTTTGCTTTGTTTGTGTCTGGTTTTGGCCGGATGCGTGGGGTGCCGGTGGAGTAAGGGCGGTGATTTGCCGCATGATTCTTCTAATATCAAAACACGCTCGGGGGCGGTTTATGAAATTTATGTCGCTTCGTTTAATGACAGTGATGGTGATCAGGTCGGTGATTTGAACGGCATCAAGGAAAAGCTGGAATATTTGCATACTTTGGGTGTGGAATATATATGGTTGATGCCAATTCATCCAAGTCATAGTTATCATAAGTATGATATAGACGATTACATGGCGATTGACCCGGCTTACGGAACGATGGATGATTTTCGTGGGCTGATTAAGGCTGCTGAGGCTTATGGCATTAAGATTATTATGGACATGGTTATAAATCATACGTCTTCGCACCATCCTTGGTTTCAACAGGCTTTAGCTGAGGCGATGAAGGGTAAGATGGACGGGAAGGCAGAGTTTTATAATTTCTCGAATAAGCCGATTCGCAAGTCGACGAAGGTTAAGGATGGTTTGTACTATGAATCGGCGTTTGTGAGTGAAATGCCGGATCTTAATCTCGGGAATCCTCAGGTTAAGGCTGAGTTGGAAAAAATAGCGGCTTTTTATTTAAAAATGGGGGTTGCTGGTTTTCGGTTGGATGCGGCTTTGCACTATTTCGGTACGGACAATAAAGCTAATATTGCGTTTCTAAAGTGGTATGGTGATATGTGCCGTAAATATCGGCCGGATGTGTATTTGACGGCTGAGGTATGGTCGGATAGCGCGACGGTCGAATCGTACTATGCCAGCGGAGTTGATTCGTTCTTTAACTTTGCATTAAGCGAGGGTAAGGGTTTGTTTGCTCGTGCAATTAATGCGGGGCGCGGCGCGGATCTCGCGAAATATTTGGCGGATTATGATGCGAGTATTCACAAACTCAATCCACAGGCACTAAATGCGGTTTATCTATCTAATCATGATCAGGGCAGATCGGCCGGTTTTTTGCCGGAACTTGCTAAAAACAAATTAGCCGAAGCGATGTATATTTGGTTGCCGGGGCGGCCTTATCTTTATTATGGCGAGGAGGTTCGTCTTAAAGGGTCGGGAAAGGATGAGAACAAGCGGACGTACATGCCGTGGAACGCTTCAACTAAAGTGAAAAATCCGGTCGGCACTGATTATGATCAAGCGAAACAGGTAACTGAGACGGTGGAGGCGGCGGTTGCTAATCCGGATTCATTGTTGAACTATATTGAAGAATTATTGGCAGTGCGTAACAGCTATCCTTGGTTGGAACGTGGTGTGCCAACTGCCGTGCCGGCGGATGAGCGTTTGCTTGTCTTGGAAGTGAATGGGCGCAACGGGGAAGGTCGTGCGGTGATCGTGCATAATTTATCGGCGGATATGGTTGAATTTTCGCCGTCGGGTGAGCATTTGAGGCCGGCTAAACTGATGAATAAGGCTGACAAGTTTAACCATGGGTGTTTGCAGCTGGCGCCGTATTCTTCAGCTTTTTTGGTGGAGGTTTCGGGGGAAGGTAAGAAATAA
- a CDS encoding sugar ABC transporter permease — MTSSSSYKLKKGFINSVLHVILAVLSVAWVLPVVWLILQSFRAEKGAFISYIIPKTWTLNNYVKLFTDVKLFNFPQWFLNTFIVAVFSCIITTVLVLLTSYAFSRLRFKARKPLMNIILILGMFPGFMSMIAIYHILKSFGLTQTLFALVLVYSGGAAMGYYIAKGFFDTVPRSIDEAALVDGCTKNQVFWNIILPMSKPVVVYTILTSFIGPWVDFIFVSVIMKDAYNKYTVALGLYQMLSRENIYNYFTEFCAGAVIVAIPITILFISMQKYYVSGVTAGGAKG, encoded by the coding sequence ATGACCAGTAGCTCTTCATATAAATTAAAAAAAGGTTTTATTAACTCCGTGCTCCACGTTATTCTGGCGGTTTTGTCCGTGGCTTGGGTTTTGCCGGTTGTGTGGTTGATCTTACAAAGTTTCCGCGCGGAGAAGGGTGCGTTCATTTCTTATATTATTCCTAAGACTTGGACGTTGAACAACTATGTAAAATTATTTACTGACGTTAAGCTTTTCAACTTCCCCCAGTGGTTCTTGAATACGTTTATTGTCGCCGTGTTTTCATGTATTATTACAACGGTTTTGGTTTTGTTGACCAGCTACGCGTTTAGTCGCTTGAGATTTAAAGCACGTAAGCCGTTGATGAATATCATTTTGATTTTGGGTATGTTCCCTGGATTTATGAGCATGATCGCGATTTATCATATTTTGAAGTCGTTTGGTCTTACTCAGACGCTGTTCGCTTTGGTTCTGGTATATAGCGGAGGTGCGGCGATGGGTTACTATATTGCTAAGGGTTTCTTCGATACGGTGCCGCGCAGCATTGATGAGGCGGCGTTGGTTGATGGATGTACGAAAAATCAGGTTTTCTGGAACATCATATTGCCGATGAGTAAGCCGGTTGTTGTTTATACGATTTTGACTTCGTTTATCGGACCGTGGGTCGACTTTATTTTCGTGTCGGTAATTATGAAGGATGCATACAATAAGTATACGGTCGCTCTTGGCTTGTATCAGATGCTTAGTCGTGAGAATATCTACAACTATTTTACGGAGTTCTGTGCCGGCGCGGTTATCGTTGCTATACCGATCACGATACTGTTCATTTCGATGCAGAAATATTACGTCAGCGGTGTTACGGCCGGTGGTGCAAAGGGTTAG
- a CDS encoding carbohydrate ABC transporter permease, whose product MANRANGFTSGIGKVLKYIGNFFANYVKYFAKGNYKTRLSYVVMGAGCFLNKQVVHGLLYLLAEVVFIFYMLFSGAHYLRMLSSLGIKTQGEVWDEAAGIFRVQQGDNSMLILLFGVIAIVICICFVALHYASVKHAYQNQKLIETGVTPLNFVKEWKSLFNEKFHITVLSLPILLTTLFTVLPLIFMILMAFTNFDKNHQPPGNLFSWVGLTNFKQVFYGNPLWAKTFTRLFSWTMVWAFFATFLNYILGIILALVINKKGVRFKKFWRTMFVITIAVPQFVSLLLLSKLLADKGPLNGLLLQLGWIKDFIPFLSHATVAKITVIIVNLWVGIPYTMLICSGILMNIPQNLYEASRIDGANPVRQFISITMPYMLQVTTPYLITQFIGNINNFNVIYLLTGGDPKTLDLFQAGETDLLVTWLYKLTVSEKNYALASTIGIIIFLITAIISLITYNRTKAVREEEQFQ is encoded by the coding sequence ATGGCTAACCGAGCCAACGGGTTCACAAGTGGAATTGGTAAAGTGCTTAAGTATATAGGGAACTTTTTTGCCAATTACGTAAAATATTTTGCCAAGGGAAATTATAAGACTCGCTTATCTTATGTAGTAATGGGTGCAGGTTGTTTCCTGAATAAGCAGGTTGTCCACGGCCTACTATATTTATTGGCGGAAGTCGTATTTATTTTTTACATGCTGTTCTCGGGGGCACATTATTTGCGAATGCTGTCCTCTTTAGGTATTAAAACTCAAGGGGAAGTTTGGGACGAAGCGGCAGGTATTTTTCGAGTTCAGCAAGGCGATAACTCGATGTTGATTCTTTTGTTCGGTGTCATTGCGATTGTAATATGTATTTGTTTCGTTGCTCTACATTATGCGAGCGTGAAGCACGCTTACCAAAATCAGAAACTAATTGAGACTGGCGTTACTCCGCTTAATTTTGTAAAAGAGTGGAAGAGCCTGTTTAATGAAAAATTTCATATAACTGTTCTGTCACTGCCGATTTTGCTGACAACTCTGTTTACGGTTTTGCCGCTGATTTTTATGATTTTGATGGCTTTCACCAATTTCGATAAGAATCACCAACCGCCGGGGAATTTGTTCAGTTGGGTCGGACTGACCAACTTCAAACAAGTTTTTTATGGCAATCCGCTGTGGGCGAAAACCTTTACGCGGTTATTCAGTTGGACGATGGTATGGGCTTTCTTTGCCACCTTTCTTAACTACATTCTTGGCATAATTTTAGCTTTGGTTATCAACAAGAAGGGTGTCCGCTTTAAAAAGTTCTGGCGTACTATGTTCGTCATTACTATTGCTGTCCCTCAGTTCGTATCATTGCTTTTGTTATCAAAACTATTAGCTGATAAAGGTCCGTTGAATGGTTTGCTGTTGCAATTGGGATGGATCAAGGATTTCATTCCGTTCTTGTCTCATGCGACTGTTGCTAAGATAACGGTTATTATCGTTAACTTGTGGGTAGGTATTCCGTATACGATGTTAATTTGTTCGGGGATTTTGATGAACATTCCGCAGAACCTATATGAGGCATCCAGAATTGACGGAGCTAACCCGGTGCGTCAGTTTATCTCGATTACGATGCCTTACATGCTTCAAGTGACTACGCCTTACCTGATAACACAATTTATCGGTAACATTAATAACTTTAACGTTATCTACTTATTGACAGGCGGCGATCCTAAGACACTTGATTTGTTCCAGGCCGGCGAAACGGATTTGCTGGTAACATGGTTATACAAGTTGACGGTTTCAGAGAAAAACTATGCATTGGCCAGCACAATCGGTATTATTATCTTCTTAATTACGGCGATAATCAGCTTGATTACTTATAACCGAACTAAGGCCGTGCGTGAGGAGGAACAGTTCCAATGA
- a CDS encoding extracellular solute-binding protein, protein MKKLLSVLLTGAMVMGLVACNKEPAKEGGEAKASAAPAKKEKVSLKVWGSQDDQEFLKERVEAFKAAHKDQQFDIQLGVVGEPEAQSKYLEDPTAAADVFAFPNDQLKELVKAGGLYQVTRPEDVKYIKEENTGADAFTEDGKLYAFPFAADNGYFMYYDSRVFSKDDVKDLDTMLAKAKAAGKKVFMDVSNGWYIASFFLGNGGKFSIDDKGIQKVDFNNANGLAAGEAIKAFTANEAFTTGDDNVLKAGFTDGTIAAGVSGTWNAADIKGILGDGYAATKLPEYTAGGKKVQMGSFAGYKGYGISAHTKSPVEAMDLARFLTSEESQAKRFAMRGTGPSNKKVAESEPVKKDIALAALLEQSKFAVSQNGVLGTFWTPAEAFGTAMESKDYSKSVQELLDAMVEQIQVADTAKK, encoded by the coding sequence ATGAAAAAATTACTATCTGTATTGCTTACAGGTGCGATGGTAATGGGTTTGGTTGCTTGTAATAAAGAGCCGGCCAAAGAGGGCGGCGAAGCCAAAGCATCTGCTGCGCCTGCAAAGAAAGAAAAAGTTTCCTTGAAAGTTTGGGGTTCCCAAGACGATCAGGAATTCTTAAAAGAGCGTGTTGAAGCTTTTAAAGCTGCACACAAAGATCAACAGTTTGACATTCAGCTCGGCGTAGTCGGCGAACCGGAGGCCCAGAGCAAATATTTGGAAGATCCGACGGCGGCTGCTGATGTTTTCGCTTTCCCGAACGATCAACTAAAAGAATTAGTTAAAGCAGGTGGCTTATATCAAGTAACCCGTCCTGAAGATGTTAAATATATTAAAGAAGAAAATACCGGCGCAGATGCCTTTACTGAAGATGGCAAACTGTACGCTTTCCCATTTGCTGCAGATAACGGTTACTTCATGTACTATGATAGCCGCGTATTCTCTAAGGATGATGTAAAAGACTTGGATACAATGTTGGCCAAAGCAAAGGCTGCTGGTAAGAAAGTCTTTATGGACGTATCTAATGGTTGGTACATCGCTTCGTTCTTCCTTGGCAACGGCGGTAAGTTCTCCATCGACGACAAGGGAATTCAAAAGGTAGACTTCAACAACGCCAATGGTTTGGCAGCCGGTGAAGCTATTAAAGCTTTCACTGCAAATGAAGCATTTACTACCGGTGATGACAACGTTTTGAAAGCCGGCTTTACTGACGGAACTATTGCAGCCGGTGTTTCCGGAACTTGGAACGCAGCTGATATTAAGGGTATCTTGGGCGACGGTTATGCTGCTACCAAATTACCTGAATACACTGCTGGCGGTAAAAAAGTACAGATGGGATCTTTTGCCGGTTACAAAGGTTATGGAATCAGTGCTCACACCAAGAGCCCTGTTGAAGCTATGGATCTGGCGAGATTCTTGACTTCTGAAGAATCTCAAGCTAAACGTTTTGCAATGCGTGGTACAGGCCCGTCCAACAAAAAGGTTGCTGAAAGTGAACCGGTTAAGAAAGATATCGCTTTAGCTGCTCTCCTTGAACAATCCAAGTTCGCAGTTTCACAAAACGGCGTACTCGGTACCTTCTGGACTCCGGCAGAAGCATTTGGAACCGCTATGGAAAGCAAAGATTACAGCAAGTCTGTACAGGAATTGTTGGATGCGATGGTTGAGCAAATTCAAGTTGCCGACACAGCTAAAAAGTAA